One genomic segment of Mauremys mutica isolate MM-2020 ecotype Southern chromosome 10, ASM2049712v1, whole genome shotgun sequence includes these proteins:
- the LOC123378423 gene encoding prolactin-releasing peptide-like isoform X2 produces the protein MGEVDRQADKVGIVGRVEAVGSDKKKRRLDSHLAKFRHQPQALGELKGMKLLAACFMYLLLTCLALPKAECRLHERSMEIRNPDIDPSWYTGRGIRPVGRFGRRRAVVESSRKSGYGHRQACFPLEESSESLQDE, from the exons ATGGGAGAAGTGGACAGACAGGCCGACAAGGTCGGCATCGTCGGCAGAGTGGAGGCAGTAGGCTCAGACAAAAAGAAGCGCAG GCTGGACTCACACCTTGCTAAATTCCGGCACCAGCCACAAGCcttgggggagctgaagggaatGAAACTGCTGGCTGCCTGCTTCATGTACCTGCTGCTCACCTGTCTGGCCCTGCCCAAAGCCGAATGCCGACTCCACGAGCGATCCATGGAAATCAGGA ACCCTGATATCGACCCTTCCTGGTACACAGGGCGTGGGATCAGACCCGTGGGACGGTTTGGCCGGAGGAGAGCTGTCGTGGAGAGCTCCCGGAAGTCGGGCTATGGACACAGGCAAGCTTGCTTCCCTCTAGAAGAAAGCAGTGAATCCCTTCAAGATGAATGA
- the LOC123378423 gene encoding prolactin-releasing peptide-like isoform X3 gives MSRLDSHLAKFRHQPQALGELKGMKLLAACFMYLLLTCLALPKAECRLHERSMEIRNPDIDPSWYTGRGIRPVGRFGRRRAVVESSRKSGYGHRQACFPLEESSESLQDE, from the exons atgagcag GCTGGACTCACACCTTGCTAAATTCCGGCACCAGCCACAAGCcttgggggagctgaagggaatGAAACTGCTGGCTGCCTGCTTCATGTACCTGCTGCTCACCTGTCTGGCCCTGCCCAAAGCCGAATGCCGACTCCACGAGCGATCCATGGAAATCAGGA ACCCTGATATCGACCCTTCCTGGTACACAGGGCGTGGGATCAGACCCGTGGGACGGTTTGGCCGGAGGAGAGCTGTCGTGGAGAGCTCCCGGAAGTCGGGCTATGGACACAGGCAAGCTTGCTTCCCTCTAGAAGAAAGCAGTGAATCCCTTCAAGATGAATGA
- the LOC123378423 gene encoding uncharacterized protein LOC123378423 isoform X1 — MKKILESQDKIGALMSHENPFLDLIQINIMGYGEGSCRENALALSRAGFVCDISTKAGHKTGKQGLFGSQSPIIGGRKQHRTPELLLDTQLDSHLAKFRHQPQALGELKGMKLLAACFMYLLLTCLALPKAECRLHERSMEIRNPDIDPSWYTGRGIRPVGRFGRRRAVVESSRKSGYGHRQACFPLEESSESLQDE; from the exons atgaagaaaatattagaATCCCAAGATAAAATAGGCGCCCTCATGAGTCATGAAAATCCCTTTCTTGACTTGATACAAATTAACATAATGGGttatggggaggggagctgccgtGAAAATGCCCTGGCTTTGTCCAGGGCTGGCTTTGTCTGTGACATCAGCACTAAGGCAGGGCATAAAACAGGCAAACAGGGGCTCTTTGGCTCACAGAGTCCAATCATCGGAGGAAGGAAGCAGCATCGCACTCCAGAACTCCTGCTTGACACACA GCTGGACTCACACCTTGCTAAATTCCGGCACCAGCCACAAGCcttgggggagctgaagggaatGAAACTGCTGGCTGCCTGCTTCATGTACCTGCTGCTCACCTGTCTGGCCCTGCCCAAAGCCGAATGCCGACTCCACGAGCGATCCATGGAAATCAGGA ACCCTGATATCGACCCTTCCTGGTACACAGGGCGTGGGATCAGACCCGTGGGACGGTTTGGCCGGAGGAGAGCTGTCGTGGAGAGCTCCCGGAAGTCGGGCTATGGACACAGGCAAGCTTGCTTCCCTCTAGAAGAAAGCAGTGAATCCCTTCAAGATGAATGA